From Diospyros lotus cultivar Yz01 chromosome 4, ASM1463336v1, whole genome shotgun sequence, a single genomic window includes:
- the LOC127800500 gene encoding heavy metal-associated isoprenylated plant protein 35-like encodes MAKETDLKKIELKVSVNCCDGCKKRVKKALRSIEGVYKTEIDPLQPKVIVLGNVEPQTVIRKLVKAGKQAEIWSNENQKAGKEKDVEVVITKEQHKEESKSEGAPAKCSNSSTTPIRMIKESITGGQEGSNKSSNKDTNCTANAPGSKVITSEKVLSPRPEVTCSVHPSMLSDKGKARTNIEDGNMVESSTTVSPCYAAHSHQAPPCLPTCCSQEHYCHYHHYCYHGGPESQPYIQMPVVTVGEYFSDENTSGCNVM; translated from the exons ATGGCAAAGGAAACAGATCTAAAG AAGATTGAATTGAAAGTTTCAGTCAACTGTTGTGACGGATGCAAGAAGAGAGTAAAGAAAGCACTACGAAGTATTGAAG GGGTTTACAAGACAGAAATTGACCCTTTGCAGCCCAAAGTTATAGTTCTAGGAAATGTGGAGCCACAAACTGTAATAAGGAAGCTAGTAAAAGCTGGAAAACAGGCAGAAATATGGAGCAATGAGAATCAGAAAGCAGGAAAGGAAAAGGATGTAGAAGTTGTGATTACAAAAGAGCAACACAAAGAAGAATCAAAATCAGAGGGTGCCCCAGCAAAATGCTCAAATTCAAGTACCACTCCCATTCGTATGATCAAAGAAAGTATAACTGGAGGCCAGGAAGGTAGTAACAAATCCTCTAATAAGGATACAAACTGCACAGCCAATGCACCTGGCTCCAAAGTCATTACAAGTGAAAAAGTTCTTTCCCCACGCCCAGAAGTAACTTGTTCTGTGCATCCAAGCATGTTGTCTGACAAGGGTAAAGCCAGGACAAATATAGAGGATGGCAACATGGTCGAGTCTAGCACTACTGTTTCACCTTGTTACGCAGCACATTCACATCAAGCACCTCCTTGTTTGCCAACATGTTGCAGCCAAGAACACTACTGCCACTACCACCACTACTGCTACCATGGAGGGCCAGAATCTCAACCATATATCCAGATGCCAGTTGTGACAGTTGGAGAGTATTTCAGTGATGAGAACACCTCTGGATGCAATGTGATGTGA
- the LOC127798701 gene encoding WD repeat-containing protein LWD1 produces the protein MGASSDPNQDGSDEQQRRSEIYTYEAPWHIFAMNWSVRRDKKYRLAIASVMEQYSNRVEIVQLDDSNGEIRSHPDLSFEHPYTPTKVIFIPDKECQKPDFFATSSDFLRLWHVVGEEGDQPHRVEMKSLLNNNRNSEFCGPLTSFDWNEAEPRRIGTSSIDTTCTIWDIERETVDTQLIAHDKEVYDIAWGGVGVFASVSADGSVRVFDLRDKEHSTIIYESSEPDTPLVRLGWNKQDPRYMATIIMDSAKVVVLDIRFPTVPVVELQRHQASVNAIAWAPHSSCHICTAGDDSQALIWDLSSMGQQPIEGGLDPILAYTAGAEIEQLQWSSSQPDWVAIAFSTKLQILRV, from the coding sequence ATGGGCGCCAGCAGCGATCCCAACCAGGACGGCTCGGACGAGCAGCAGAGGCGGTCGGAGATCTACACCTACGAGGCGCCCTGGCACATCTTCGCCATGAATTGGAGCGTCCGACGAGACAAGAAGTACCGCCTCGCCATCGCCAGCGTCATGGAGCAGTACTCCAACCGCGTCGAGATCGTCCAGCTCGACGACTCCAACGGCGAGATCCGCTCCCATCCGGACCTCTCCTTCGAGCATCCGTACACTCCGACCAAGGTCATCTTCATCCCCGACAAGGAGTGCCAGAAGCCCGACTTCTTCGCCACCTCCAGCGACTTCCTCCGCCTCTGGCACGTCGTCGGCGAAGAGGGCGACCAGCCGCACCGCGTCGAGATGAAGAGCCTCCTCAACAACAACCGCAACAGCGAGTTCTGCGGCCCGCTCACCTCCTTCGATTGGAACGAGGCCGAGCCCAGGCGCATCGGGACCTCCAGCATCGACACGACCTGCACGATCTGGGACATCGAGCGGGAGACGGTCGATACGCAGCTCATCGCGCACGACAAGGAGGTTTATGACATCGCCTGGGGCGGTGTCGGCGTCTTCGCCTCCGTCTCCGCCGACGGTTCTGTTAGGGTTTTCGACTTGCGGGACAAGGAGCACTCCACGATCATATACGAGAGCTCGGAGCCGGACACCCCGTTGGTGCGGTTGGGATGGAACAAGCAGGACCCGAGGTATATGGCCACAATCATCATGGATAGCGCCAAGGTTGTGGTGCTGGATATCCGCTTCCCGACGGTGCCGGTGGTGGAATTGCAGAGGCACCAGGCTAGCGTGAACGCAATTGCGTGGGCGCCGCACAGTTCGTGTCACATTTGCACTGCTGGGGATGATTCGCAAGCTTTGATTTGGGATTTATCGTCCATGGGTCAGCAGCCGATTGAGGGCGGTTTGGATCCGATTCTGGCTTACACTGCCGGGGCGGAAATTGAGCAGCTGCAGTGGTCGTCTTCCCAGCCTGATTGGGTTGCTATTGCTTTCTCAACCAAGCTTCAGATTCTGAGGGTATGA